The DNA window CACAAAACAGGATCAGCGTGAATATAAGGCATTACAATAAAACCAAGTTTGGCAAGTTCTTCTGTCGCATATAATGTTTCAATAGGGTCAGGTAATAAATACTTGGGATCAGGATGTATCTCCAATTTTACCCAGTTCGTTTCGAGTGCTTCTCTTGCCAATTGCGCCGCTAAAACAGCTTCTTTAGCAGTTCGTGCTCCTGAAGTATTGGGTAAAAGATGAGTATTTGCAGGCTTTAAAGCGTTGAGAAGATCATCTTCCTGTGAATGGGCATCAATTCTTTTTAAAGCCATTGTCACCATATTACTTTCTGATGCAATGATAGATTGTGTCATTTCCGCCAGGTTTCCGAATTTACCTGTTCCAAGGAAAAGCCTTGATGTAAAATTTCTGTCTGCT is part of the Chryseobacterium paludis genome and encodes:
- a CDS encoding thiazole synthase, translating into MNQILTIADRNFTSRLFLGTGKFGNLAEMTQSIIASESNMVTMALKRIDAHSQEDDLLNALKPANTHLLPNTSGARTAKEAVLAAQLAREALETNWVKLEIHPDPKYLLPDPIETLYATEELAKLGFIVMPYIHADPVLCKRLEDVGTAVVMPLGAPIGTNKGLRTMDFLEIIISQSKVPVVVDAGIGAPSDAAKAMEIGADAVLVNTAIAVARDPINMALAFREGVIAGRRAYEAGLGSISSHAEASSPLTSFLFE